One part of the Bdellovibrio bacteriovorus genome encodes these proteins:
- the lon gene encoding endopeptidase La encodes MSEGKVQQLPLLPLRDLIIFPHMMMPLFVGREKSINALEEAMSKQTDIVLAAQKDAKTNNPEPKDIFAIGTVGTIIQLLRLPDGTVKVLVEGKRRVKIKNFVNNDNFFTVAVEALDEDPTNIVEAQALVRSVKGTFETYVKLNKRIPPEILMRVSTIENPGELADIIVAQLNLKLEDKQTVLEIIDPSKRLEHLLNLMTGEIEILEVEKKIRTRVKKQMERSQKEYYLNEQMQAIQKELGEKDDYQAELQDLEIKTKNKKMSQEAKDKVMKEIKKLKMMSPMSAEATVVRNYIDWVLSLPWADYTEEKHDIKNAQRILDDDHWGLEKVKDRILEYLAVLSISKDMKGPILCLAGPPGVGKTSLARSIAESLNRPFARISLGGVRDEAEIRGHRKTYVGAMPGKILQALRKVDKGNPLVLLDEIDKMANDFRGDPAAAMLEVLDPEQNNNFQDHYLELEYDLSKVMFIATANSLHTIPRPLLDRMEIINLEGYIEQEKFHIAKNYLVPKQLENHGLKDYKVTIKDETIRDVIRYYTREAGVRNLERQFANVARKVAKDIVMNETLENFKAEAKTEKKAAAAKKGAKTAKTSTKKNEGYVVTPQKLVELLGPHKYKFGMIETENEIGLTNGMAWTEVGGDLLAVEVSVVPGKGKFTVTGQLGDVMKESCAAAMSYVRSRGPLFGLDKEYFSNIDVHIHLPEGAVPKDGPSAGIALTTSIVSAIMKVPVKRTVAMTGEVSLRGRVMAIGGLKEKILAAHRGGIKLIICPKENEKDLKDIPKDVMKDLKVILVDHVDQVLINALDIKSPKELFKIQKEREFGIKAQYTGQSVHHH; translated from the coding sequence ATGAGCGAGGGAAAAGTACAACAACTACCACTTTTGCCCCTAAGAGACCTCATCATTTTTCCGCATATGATGATGCCTTTGTTTGTCGGTCGTGAAAAGAGCATCAACGCTCTTGAAGAGGCGATGAGCAAACAAACCGACATCGTTTTGGCCGCTCAAAAGGACGCCAAAACCAACAATCCCGAACCTAAAGATATCTTTGCAATCGGCACGGTTGGAACAATCATCCAATTGCTTCGTTTGCCGGATGGAACTGTGAAGGTTCTGGTTGAAGGTAAACGTCGCGTAAAGATTAAGAATTTCGTAAACAACGATAACTTCTTCACAGTGGCTGTTGAGGCTCTGGATGAAGATCCGACAAACATCGTTGAAGCGCAGGCTTTGGTTCGCTCCGTAAAAGGAACGTTCGAGACCTACGTGAAGCTGAACAAGCGTATCCCGCCTGAAATTCTGATGCGTGTATCCACCATCGAAAATCCAGGGGAGCTTGCAGACATTATCGTGGCTCAACTGAACCTGAAACTTGAAGACAAACAGACTGTTTTGGAGATCATCGATCCTTCCAAGCGTCTGGAACACCTTCTGAACCTGATGACCGGCGAGATCGAAATCCTTGAAGTGGAAAAGAAGATCCGCACGCGCGTGAAGAAACAGATGGAGCGCTCTCAGAAAGAGTACTATCTGAATGAACAGATGCAGGCCATCCAGAAGGAGCTTGGTGAGAAAGACGATTACCAGGCAGAACTTCAGGATCTTGAGATCAAGACCAAGAACAAAAAAATGAGCCAGGAAGCCAAAGACAAGGTCATGAAAGAGATTAAAAAGCTCAAAATGATGTCACCTATGTCTGCGGAAGCGACAGTCGTTCGCAACTACATCGACTGGGTTCTGTCTTTGCCTTGGGCTGATTACACAGAAGAAAAACACGACATCAAAAATGCCCAGCGCATTCTTGATGACGATCACTGGGGTCTGGAAAAAGTCAAAGACCGTATCCTGGAGTACCTGGCAGTTTTGTCCATCTCCAAAGACATGAAAGGCCCTATCTTGTGTCTGGCGGGTCCTCCGGGGGTGGGTAAAACTTCCCTGGCTAGATCCATCGCGGAATCTTTGAATCGTCCCTTCGCGCGTATCTCTTTGGGTGGTGTGCGTGACGAAGCGGAAATTCGCGGTCACAGAAAAACATACGTGGGTGCGATGCCAGGTAAAATCCTGCAGGCGCTTCGTAAAGTGGACAAAGGCAATCCACTGGTTCTTCTGGATGAAATCGACAAAATGGCCAATGATTTCAGAGGTGACCCGGCTGCTGCGATGCTTGAGGTTTTGGACCCTGAGCAGAACAACAACTTCCAGGATCACTACCTGGAGCTTGAATATGACCTGTCCAAAGTGATGTTTATCGCGACAGCGAACTCCTTGCACACGATTCCAAGACCTCTTTTGGATCGTATGGAGATCATCAACCTTGAAGGTTATATCGAGCAGGAAAAATTCCACATTGCGAAGAACTACCTGGTTCCGAAGCAGTTGGAAAACCACGGCTTGAAAGACTACAAAGTCACCATCAAGGATGAAACTATCCGTGATGTGATCCGCTACTACACTCGTGAAGCGGGCGTTCGTAACCTGGAAAGACAGTTTGCAAACGTGGCTCGTAAGGTCGCCAAAGACATCGTGATGAACGAAACTTTGGAAAACTTCAAAGCTGAAGCTAAAACCGAGAAAAAAGCTGCTGCAGCCAAAAAAGGCGCGAAAACAGCGAAGACCTCCACGAAGAAGAACGAAGGTTATGTGGTTACTCCGCAGAAACTGGTCGAGCTTCTGGGTCCGCACAAGTACAAGTTCGGTATGATCGAGACTGAAAACGAAATCGGTCTGACGAACGGTATGGCTTGGACGGAAGTGGGCGGTGACCTTCTGGCTGTCGAGGTGAGCGTGGTGCCTGGTAAAGGCAAGTTCACTGTGACCGGTCAGTTGGGTGATGTGATGAAAGAATCCTGTGCGGCGGCGATGAGCTATGTTCGATCCAGAGGTCCTTTGTTCGGTTTGGACAAAGAATACTTCTCTAACATCGACGTGCACATCCACTTGCCAGAGGGTGCAGTTCCTAAGGACGGTCCTTCTGCAGGTATCGCACTGACGACTTCCATCGTGTCAGCGATCATGAAAGTCCCTGTGAAGCGCACAGTGGCGATGACGGGTGAAGTTTCATTGCGTGGACGTGTGATGGCCATCGGTGGTCTGAAAGAGAAGATCCTTGCTGCTCACCGCGGTGGCATCAAGCTGATCATCTGCCCTAAGGAGAACGAAAAGGATCTTAAGGACATCCCTAAGGATGTAATGAAGGATCTGAAAGTGATCCTGGTGGACCATGTGGATCAGGTTCTGATCAATGCTCTGGATATCAAGTCTCCAAAAGAATTGTTCAAGATTCAAAAGGAGCGCGAGTTCGGAATCAAAGCTCAGTACACGGGTCAGTCGGTACACCACCACTAA
- a CDS encoding SUMF1/EgtB/PvdO family nonheme iron enzyme, translating into MPEPAPVPEPVPTPISGCPENYELVAANSTVKTEAFCIAKFEMKKVGGKAVSTAANKPWLATKAVATDACAALGAGYRLPTNSEWNAAALEIYNTQENWIDKNKKDTLYTGYYSGWSEPVEIKDVTNPYDSTGKTSGSERRTFVLASGKVIWDFGGNAWEWVSDTIYGNSYNPDLSSFYGRQYHNNNWDVKPGSKALFDFTGLADAGKKDTSMGNLFGGSSGKVIRGGALCIHSKGVTGIFTANIGDITADEMQAPASWNLKMNNVGFRCVTKPQ; encoded by the coding sequence GTGCCTGAACCCGCACCAGTTCCTGAGCCTGTGCCGACTCCCATCAGTGGTTGTCCAGAGAACTATGAACTTGTTGCTGCCAACAGCACGGTGAAAACCGAAGCATTCTGTATCGCGAAATTTGAAATGAAAAAAGTGGGCGGAAAAGCTGTTTCGACGGCCGCGAACAAACCTTGGCTGGCCACCAAAGCCGTAGCCACCGACGCGTGTGCCGCTCTGGGTGCGGGTTACCGCCTGCCAACAAATTCCGAGTGGAATGCGGCAGCTTTGGAAATTTACAACACCCAGGAAAACTGGATTGATAAAAACAAGAAAGACACCCTGTACACCGGCTACTATTCCGGATGGAGTGAGCCCGTGGAAATCAAAGATGTCACCAACCCTTACGACAGCACCGGCAAAACCAGTGGCAGCGAGCGCCGAACGTTTGTTCTTGCCAGCGGCAAAGTGATCTGGGATTTCGGTGGCAATGCCTGGGAGTGGGTCAGCGACACCATTTATGGCAACTCGTACAATCCGGATCTTTCAAGTTTCTATGGACGCCAGTATCACAACAACAACTGGGACGTGAAACCGGGCTCCAAAGCGCTGTTTGATTTCACGGGTCTTGCAGATGCCGGAAAGAAAGACACTTCGATGGGGAATTTGTTCGGAGGAAGCTCTGGCAAAGTCATTCGCGGAGGCGCCCTTTGCATTCATTCCAAAGGTGTTACGGGAATCTTCACCGCCAACATCGGGGATATTACCGCCGATGAGATGCAGGCCCCGGCGTCCTGGAATCTGAAGATGAATAACGTCGGCTTCCGATGCGTGACAAAGCCCCAGTAA
- a CDS encoding YheU family protein yields the protein MNDNNPENATPIEIPKEALSEQALRGVIDNFIQREGTDYGVNEISYETKMQQVQKQIDKGHVRIVFDPNTESVSLMPEHEWKKFQRR from the coding sequence ATGAACGACAACAACCCGGAAAACGCCACCCCTATTGAGATTCCCAAAGAAGCCCTGAGTGAACAGGCCCTGCGCGGAGTGATTGATAACTTCATTCAGCGTGAAGGCACCGACTATGGTGTGAATGAAATCTCTTACGAAACCAAGATGCAGCAGGTGCAAAAGCAGATCGACAAAGGGCACGTGCGCATCGTTTTTGATCCCAACACCGAAAGCGTCAGCTTGATGCCCGAGCATGAGTGGAAGAAGTTCCAGAGGCGCTGA
- a CDS encoding tetratricopeptide repeat protein, with product MSPTDRAFELGKLYYDRGEFTPAVDNLQEATKAFFAEKNFSQYLKCINLLLRIFAEREQFEEVNLTKEKLQDLVLKEGFELNSKTYYTLAVCASYKGQIDTAMDYLQKALAIALASDNKEDICHAIFGLAMVYSHPSSARYSDALKEIYNLQVFFQVYQMPDLQASSLFLNADILKQMKKYDEAIEVLWKAYDIVRETRNVVMSNYLMGALADTYFEIGDKDMARTYITLAQRSVDTENHKRLARMVKNLAEKIGGETQSNFDLIFDEANHSVIEKKLGRIDFKNQFILLDRSSAPVRSEPGSDLFQRIPG from the coding sequence ATGAGCCCTACTGATCGTGCTTTCGAGCTCGGCAAGCTTTACTACGACCGGGGAGAGTTCACGCCTGCCGTGGACAATCTTCAGGAAGCGACGAAAGCTTTCTTTGCCGAGAAGAATTTCTCTCAATACTTGAAGTGCATCAATTTGCTTCTGCGTATCTTTGCAGAGCGTGAGCAATTTGAAGAAGTGAATCTGACAAAAGAAAAACTCCAGGATTTGGTTCTGAAAGAGGGCTTCGAACTGAATTCCAAGACGTACTACACGCTCGCGGTGTGTGCGTCGTACAAAGGTCAAATCGACACAGCCATGGACTATCTCCAAAAGGCCCTGGCTATCGCGCTTGCTTCTGACAACAAGGAAGACATCTGTCACGCCATCTTCGGTCTTGCGATGGTGTACTCTCATCCGTCTTCCGCTCGCTATTCTGATGCTTTGAAAGAGATCTACAATCTTCAGGTCTTCTTCCAGGTTTATCAGATGCCGGATCTGCAGGCGTCCTCCCTGTTCCTGAATGCAGACATCCTGAAACAGATGAAAAAGTATGACGAAGCTATCGAGGTCCTGTGGAAGGCCTACGATATCGTTCGTGAAACCCGCAACGTGGTTATGTCCAACTATCTGATGGGCGCCCTGGCGGACACATACTTTGAAATCGGCGACAAGGACATGGCCCGCACTTACATCACTCTGGCGCAAAGATCTGTGGACACTGAAAACCACAAACGTCTGGCGCGCATGGTGAAAAACCTGGCGGAAAAAATCGGTGGCGAAACCCAGAGCAACTTCGACCTTATCTTTGATGAGGCCAACCACTCTGTGATCGAAAAGAAACTGGGTCGCATTGATTTTAAAAACCAGTTCATATTATTGGATCGATCTTCTGCGCCTGTTCGTTCAGAACCAGGGTCAGATTTATTCCAAAGAATTCCTGGTTGA
- a CDS encoding winged helix-turn-helix domain-containing protein, protein MILKTSSYYWIDLLRLFVQNQGQIYSKEFLVENVWKQPYDPAIHDNKIYVTIKRLRKLIEPDYEKPKYIFRAKNGYYMNKAARVHFEH, encoded by the coding sequence TTGATTTTAAAAACCAGTTCATATTATTGGATCGATCTTCTGCGCCTGTTCGTTCAGAACCAGGGTCAGATTTATTCCAAAGAATTCCTGGTTGAGAATGTCTGGAAGCAGCCTTATGATCCTGCCATCCACGACAATAAGATTTACGTGACGATCAAACGTCTGCGTAAACTGATTGAACCGGATTACGAAAAACCTAAATATATCTTTAGAGCCAAAAACGGATATTACATGAATAAAGCGGCTCGAGTTCATTTCGAGCACTAA
- a CDS encoding L,D-transpeptidase yields MNRLLTVFGLLLVATLASFNAFAQSSALERKLMVEDSYEAPRGRLFNEQAYLRGETYLSQYTNVIVINKAASGSQAQTLRLYTNRQLMLSTYVSTGREDVEYISKVRGVVNKIFKGTTSSHWRHTTRGFYTIKRVHGYNYRSGESKFQMPFAMFFNEQRGLAVHQVPPDLSGGEAAGEAMLGKRASSGCVRVHKSQIQTIHRAVTAADRGIVPVLDTRTGKPKYDQNGKIRYESGYKTIVIVEEY; encoded by the coding sequence ATGAATCGTCTACTGACTGTATTTGGCCTTCTGCTGGTGGCAACTTTGGCCTCCTTCAATGCTTTTGCTCAATCTTCCGCTCTGGAGCGCAAACTGATGGTAGAGGATTCTTACGAAGCTCCTCGTGGCCGTTTGTTCAATGAACAGGCTTATCTGCGTGGTGAAACTTACCTGAGCCAGTACACGAACGTGATCGTCATCAATAAAGCGGCATCCGGCTCCCAGGCTCAGACTCTGCGCTTGTACACAAACCGTCAGTTGATGCTTTCCACATATGTTTCCACTGGCCGTGAAGACGTTGAATACATCAGCAAAGTGCGCGGTGTTGTGAACAAGATCTTTAAAGGCACGACGTCTTCCCACTGGAGACATACTACTCGCGGCTTCTATACTATTAAGCGCGTTCACGGTTACAACTACCGTTCTGGCGAATCCAAATTCCAGATGCCATTTGCGATGTTCTTCAATGAACAGCGCGGCTTGGCAGTTCACCAGGTGCCGCCGGATCTTTCCGGCGGTGAAGCAGCTGGTGAGGCGATGCTGGGTAAACGTGCGTCCTCTGGTTGCGTGCGCGTTCATAAATCTCAAATTCAAACCATCCACCGTGCTGTGACTGCAGCGGACCGTGGCATTGTTCCAGTGCTGGATACTCGCACTGGTAAGCCTAAGTACGATCAGAACGGCAAAATCCGTTACGAAAGCGGTTACAAAACTATCGTTATCGTAGAGGAATATTAA
- a CDS encoding 4'-phosphopantetheinyl transferase superfamily protein, giving the protein MDSLVLSEQLTESAQKLLQSPGLQVHARPEWGSHNPAHRDLIRAEIQKLLPENWHSSTSHTEGLGVIVLSPHPIGVDVEVTERVSDKTVARVSSPEELATAPGAAALWCAKEACFKALRSYDQPSVISKISIGSWENIDSQTETFRLSNYETFNSSSENRGVVKKISTWSLAFFIFPS; this is encoded by the coding sequence ATGGACTCTTTGGTTCTTTCTGAACAACTGACAGAGTCCGCGCAAAAGCTTCTTCAGTCACCGGGCTTGCAAGTTCATGCCCGCCCGGAATGGGGAAGCCACAATCCCGCACATCGCGACTTGATCCGTGCGGAAATTCAAAAACTTCTTCCTGAAAACTGGCATTCATCCACTTCCCACACGGAAGGATTGGGTGTCATCGTGCTTTCCCCCCATCCGATTGGTGTCGATGTTGAAGTCACCGAACGTGTGAGCGACAAAACGGTGGCTCGCGTGTCATCACCAGAGGAACTGGCGACGGCCCCCGGTGCGGCGGCTTTGTGGTGTGCGAAAGAGGCTTGTTTTAAAGCACTTCGTTCCTATGATCAGCCCTCGGTGATCTCTAAAATTTCTATAGGGTCGTGGGAAAATATAGATTCTCAGACTGAGACATTCCGTCTTTCAAACTATGAAACGTTTAATTCCTCCTCTGAAAACAGGGGTGTCGTGAAGAAAATTTCCACCTGGAGTTTGGCCTTTTTTATTTTTCCCTCTTAA
- the nadA gene encoding quinolinate synthase NadA: MSYDIAADIQRLKKEKNAVILAHYYEDGDIQDIADYVGDSFYLAKMGQQVQQDTILLAGVVFMAESVKILNPTKTVLVPDMEASCSLVKGAPYDQYLAWRRQHPDGIAVTYINSSAEVKSISDVIITSSNAQQIVESIPKDRKILFGPDQHLGRWLMKKLNREFVLWPGACEVHVLFNARKLHELIAQHPDAVVIAHPECDESVLQYASVAGSTSRLLEEVQKNPAKKFIVATETGIFHQMQKLRPDVTLIQAPVLDAGCSCNNCPYMKMNNMEKIKHALETFQPQVGLDEALRLKAKVSLDRMMDITSGKPVSWPAEFTV; this comes from the coding sequence ATGTCTTATGATATTGCTGCTGATATTCAGCGCCTGAAAAAAGAAAAAAACGCCGTCATTCTGGCTCACTATTATGAAGATGGTGATATTCAGGATATCGCCGATTATGTCGGTGACAGCTTCTATCTGGCGAAAATGGGCCAACAAGTTCAGCAAGACACCATCCTGCTTGCCGGTGTTGTGTTCATGGCTGAAAGCGTGAAGATCCTAAATCCCACCAAAACAGTTTTGGTTCCGGACATGGAAGCCAGTTGTTCTCTTGTTAAAGGCGCGCCTTACGATCAGTACCTGGCTTGGCGCCGGCAGCACCCGGACGGGATTGCGGTGACTTACATCAACTCCAGTGCGGAAGTGAAATCCATTTCTGATGTGATCATCACTTCTTCCAATGCCCAGCAGATCGTGGAATCCATTCCCAAAGACCGCAAGATTTTGTTCGGACCGGATCAGCATCTGGGTCGTTGGTTGATGAAAAAACTGAATCGTGAATTTGTCCTGTGGCCAGGGGCGTGCGAAGTGCACGTGCTGTTCAATGCCAGAAAACTTCACGAACTGATTGCCCAGCACCCGGATGCGGTGGTGATTGCGCACCCGGAGTGCGATGAATCCGTGTTGCAGTATGCATCCGTGGCAGGCTCCACTTCCCGTTTGCTGGAAGAGGTTCAAAAGAACCCGGCGAAGAAGTTCATCGTGGCCACTGAAACCGGCATCTTCCACCAAATGCAGAAACTTCGTCCGGACGTGACGCTGATTCAGGCACCGGTTCTGGATGCAGGTTGTTCTTGCAACAACTGCCCGTACATGAAGATGAACAACATGGAAAAAATCAAACACGCTTTGGAAACATTCCAGCCGCAAGTGGGCCTGGATGAGGCATTGCGCCTGAAAGCCAAGGTGTCTTTGGATCGCATGATGGACATCACCAGCGGCAAACCCGTCAGCTGGCCTGCGGAATTCACGGTTTAA
- the mglA gene encoding GTPase MglA, producing the protein MSFINYNAKEIHCKVVYYGPSLGGKTTNIQWVYQKTAEDQKSKLVALNTDIERTLFFDFLPLNVGDIRGFKTRFHLYTVPGQVVYDASRKLILKGLDGVIFVADSQIERMDENLESLRNLERNLEQQGYDIREIPLIMQYNKRDLPNVASLAELRSALNPYNAPEIEGCASEGRGVFESLKTVSKSIINVLKGGTTL; encoded by the coding sequence ATGTCCTTTATTAACTACAATGCCAAAGAAATTCACTGCAAAGTCGTGTACTACGGCCCCTCCTTGGGCGGTAAAACCACGAACATCCAGTGGGTTTATCAAAAAACAGCAGAGGACCAAAAATCCAAGCTGGTGGCATTGAATACGGACATTGAGCGCACCTTGTTCTTTGACTTCCTGCCACTGAACGTCGGTGACATCCGTGGTTTTAAAACCCGCTTCCACCTGTACACCGTTCCGGGTCAGGTTGTTTACGATGCTTCCCGCAAGCTGATCCTGAAAGGACTGGACGGCGTGATCTTCGTGGCGGACTCTCAAATTGAGCGTATGGATGAAAACTTAGAGTCCCTGCGCAATCTGGAAAGAAACTTGGAACAACAAGGCTATGACATCCGCGAAATCCCGCTGATCATGCAGTACAACAAGCGTGATTTGCCGAACGTGGCGTCCCTGGCAGAGCTTAGAAGCGCTCTGAACCCTTATAACGCCCCTGAAATCGAAGGCTGCGCTTCTGAAGGCCGTGGCGTCTTTGAATCGCTTAAAACCGTTTCTAAATCCATTATCAACGTGTTGAAAGGTGGCACCACTCTATAG
- the recR gene encoding recombination mediator RecR, whose translation MLHISALEKLVHELSRLPGIGPKTAQRLAYYILRTGNEYPERLSEALLRVKAEVHDCPTCFNYTDTDVCRYCEDSHRSDESICVVEEPSDIMRIESSGAFRGRYHVLHGAISPLEGIGPKELKIKELIDRVEDGLNGTGPAIKEIILALDADLEGDTTILYLAKQLQGKGLKLSRIAHGVPIGSDIDFVDDRTMGRALQNRVEL comes from the coding sequence ATGTTACACATTAGCGCCCTTGAAAAATTAGTCCACGAGTTGAGCCGTCTGCCTGGTATCGGGCCAAAGACTGCTCAGCGTCTGGCTTATTACATTCTGCGCACCGGGAACGAATACCCGGAACGTTTGAGTGAGGCGCTTTTGCGCGTCAAGGCTGAAGTTCACGACTGCCCGACCTGCTTCAACTACACCGACACCGATGTCTGCCGTTATTGTGAGGATTCTCACCGTTCCGACGAATCCATCTGTGTCGTGGAAGAACCATCCGATATCATGAGAATTGAATCTTCGGGCGCGTTCCGTGGCCGCTACCATGTTTTGCATGGGGCGATCTCTCCACTGGAAGGCATTGGTCCTAAAGAATTGAAAATCAAAGAGCTGATCGACCGAGTTGAAGACGGTTTGAACGGCACGGGTCCTGCGATCAAGGAAATCATCCTTGCATTGGATGCGGACCTTGAGGGCGACACCACCATTTTGTACCTGGCGAAGCAACTGCAGGGCAAAGGCTTGAAACTTTCTCGCATTGCCCATGGAGTTCCTATTGGCAGCGACATCGATTTCGTAGATGATAGAACGATGGGTCGCGCCCTGCAAAACCGCGTGGAGCTGTAA
- a CDS encoding YbaB/EbfC family nucleoid-associated protein has protein sequence MKGMPGGMAQLMKQANQMQMKMKKAQEELAKVEYEATSGGGAVKVKVNGDHLITALTIDPEVLKAGDVEMLQDMILSATNEAVKTARDTSAKEMEKITGGLNIPGMF, from the coding sequence ATGAAGGGTATGCCCGGCGGAATGGCCCAGCTGATGAAGCAAGCCAACCAAATGCAGATGAAAATGAAGAAAGCCCAGGAAGAACTTGCAAAAGTTGAGTACGAAGCGACTTCCGGTGGCGGCGCTGTAAAAGTAAAAGTGAACGGCGACCACTTGATCACTGCTTTGACCATCGACCCTGAAGTTTTGAAAGCTGGCGATGTTGAGATGCTTCAGGACATGATCCTGTCTGCAACCAACGAAGCAGTTAAAACAGCCCGTGATACTTCCGCTAAAGAAATGGAAAAAATCACTGGCGGCCTGAATATCCCAGGAATGTTTTAA
- the dnaX gene encoding DNA polymerase III subunit gamma/tau — MSYQVIARKWRPQSFTDVVGQNHITQTLSNALKNGRLPHALLFTGPRGTGKTSSARILAKALRCPNAQNFVPCNECDSCKEIAGGSSIDVIEIDGASNNGVDAIRELRDTVAFMPSSGKYKIYIIDEVHMLSTSAFNALLKTLEEPPSHVVFIMATTEVHKIPQTILSRCQRFDFRRISTRSITERLKLICDREGVTADDEALWVVARQGDGSMRDSQSLLDQVITFANGPLTRASVVEILGLTDRALLFETLNALIDRNSQAVLKVIEKIAAAGFEPHLYSQDLLEMIRNLLLIKVSEAQASQILEMPDSELQALSEMAQRLPEEDIHMLFDMALKGGSDIPRAQDPRIVLEVTLLRMASAPKLVDLKTLLQGGSIPTHSAGGARPYVPPVSLPVKGHDRIEESQKVLDGPTGLEAMKAALNKASSAASSLKSNPAPVAKPAATAPAAPVPAAQPTPVVESKPKIASGSTSKERWVNFVELLRQDDALFAAKVENLLFVKEEGKLISLGVPVKLAFLKDQMADAQVRKKLQGFIDSYWGAGYSFEVLMSRDQVGESAQAIQQKKVQMAEEDLRNKIIENPMVKAAQTVFKGQIKSIVELNKRGH, encoded by the coding sequence TTGTCTTATCAGGTGATTGCACGCAAATGGCGTCCCCAATCATTTACCGACGTTGTCGGGCAAAATCATATTACCCAAACACTTTCCAATGCCCTTAAAAACGGTCGCTTGCCTCACGCCCTGCTTTTCACAGGTCCGCGTGGTACAGGAAAAACCTCTTCCGCTCGTATCCTTGCCAAAGCCCTTCGCTGCCCGAATGCCCAGAACTTTGTTCCGTGCAACGAGTGCGATTCCTGTAAAGAAATCGCAGGGGGTTCCAGCATCGACGTGATCGAAATCGATGGAGCTTCCAACAACGGTGTGGATGCGATCCGTGAGCTTCGCGACACTGTGGCTTTCATGCCTTCCAGTGGAAAATACAAAATCTATATCATCGACGAAGTGCACATGCTTTCCACCAGCGCCTTCAACGCCCTGTTGAAGACATTGGAAGAGCCGCCTTCCCACGTGGTGTTCATCATGGCCACCACCGAAGTGCACAAGATCCCGCAGACGATTCTGTCCCGCTGTCAGCGTTTTGATTTCCGCCGTATCTCCACCCGCTCTATCACCGAGCGCCTGAAACTGATCTGTGATCGTGAAGGCGTGACAGCGGATGATGAAGCTTTGTGGGTGGTGGCTCGTCAGGGTGATGGATCCATGCGTGACTCGCAAAGTTTGCTGGATCAGGTGATCACTTTTGCCAACGGTCCTTTGACCCGCGCCAGTGTGGTTGAAATCCTGGGACTGACGGACCGGGCTTTGCTTTTTGAAACTTTGAACGCTCTGATTGATCGCAACTCTCAGGCGGTTTTGAAAGTGATTGAGAAAATCGCTGCGGCCGGTTTTGAGCCGCACTTGTATTCTCAGGATCTTTTGGAAATGATCCGCAACCTGCTTCTGATCAAGGTGTCTGAAGCGCAAGCCAGTCAGATTCTGGAAATGCCGGATTCTGAACTGCAGGCTTTGAGCGAAATGGCTCAGCGTCTGCCGGAAGAGGACATCCACATGCTCTTCGACATGGCTTTAAAAGGCGGTTCGGACATTCCTCGCGCCCAGGATCCTCGCATTGTGCTTGAAGTGACTTTGCTGCGCATGGCTTCTGCTCCCAAACTTGTGGATCTGAAGACTTTGTTGCAAGGCGGATCTATTCCCACTCACAGCGCAGGTGGGGCCAGGCCCTACGTTCCGCCGGTAAGCCTTCCCGTAAAAGGACATGATCGCATCGAGGAATCCCAGAAGGTTCTTGATGGCCCGACCGGCCTTGAGGCGATGAAGGCAGCGCTGAACAAAGCTTCTTCCGCGGCCTCTTCCCTGAAATCAAATCCCGCACCAGTGGCAAAGCCTGCGGCGACCGCACCGGCCGCTCCGGTTCCGGCAGCTCAACCAACTCCGGTTGTTGAAAGCAAACCGAAAATTGCCTCTGGTTCCACCTCTAAAGAGCGCTGGGTGAACTTTGTCGAACTGCTTCGCCAGGACGACGCTTTGTTTGCAGCAAAAGTGGAAAATTTACTGTTTGTTAAGGAAGAGGGAAAGCTGATCAGCCTTGGCGTTCCTGTGAAATTGGCCTTCCTGAAAGACCAAATGGCTGACGCCCAAGTGCGCAAAAAACTACAGGGATTTATTGATTCGTACTGGGGTGCTGGGTATTCTTTTGAAGTATTGATGAGTCGTGATCAGGTCGGCGAATCCGCCCAAGCCATCCAGCAGAAAAAAGTGCAGATGGCCGAAGAGGATCTGCGCAACAAGATCATTGAAAACCCGATGGTTAAAGCCGCTCAAACCGTGTTCAAGGGACAGATCAAGTCCATCGTTGAACTGAACAAGCGCGGCCACTAA